A stretch of the Bacillus sp. B-jedd genome encodes the following:
- a CDS encoding DUF3243 domain-containing protein: MSILDNWKQWEDFLADRLHQAQDEGVSKNVISDLAYQIGDYLANQVEPKNEQERILSDLWSVADKDEQQAIANMMVKLVQNNGSR, encoded by the coding sequence ATGTCTATTCTCGATAATTGGAAGCAGTGGGAGGATTTTCTCGCCGACAGGCTGCACCAGGCACAGGATGAGGGAGTCAGCAAAAATGTAATCTCAGACCTTGCCTACCAGATTGGGGACTACCTTGCAAACCAGGTAGAGCCGAAAAACGAGCAGGAAAGGATTCTTTCCGATTTATGGTCTGTTGCAGATAAGGATGAGCAGCAGGCAATTGCCAACATGATGGTGAAACTAGTCCAGAATAATGGAAGCCGTTAA